The Bubalus bubalis isolate 160015118507 breed Murrah chromosome 18, NDDB_SH_1, whole genome shotgun sequence genome contains a region encoding:
- the GIPR gene encoding gastric inhibitory polypeptide receptor isoform X5 has protein sequence MPTCPPWWLLLLLSLWEPLLRSAEAGSEGQTAGELYQRWERYRRECQETLEASEPPAGLACNGSFDMYVCWDYTAPNATARASCPWYLPWHGHVAKGFVLRQCGSDGQWGPWRDHSQCENPEKNAVFQDQRLTLERLQVVYTVGYSLSLATLLFALLILSTFRRLRCTRNYIHINLFTSFMLRAAAILTRDRLLPPPGPYPGDQVLTLWNQALAACRTAQIVTQYCVGANYTWLLVEGIYLHSLLVLVGGSEEGHFRCYMLLGWGAPTLFVIPWVIVRYLFENTQCWERNDIKAIWWIIRTPILLTILLRTRQMRCPDYRLRLARSTLTLVPLLGVHEVPKRGAGATPFEFRPSYSERIEGSSHPLVQPRMGCEDGIFFIHSTLPS, from the exons ATGCCCACCTGTCCACCCTGgtggctgctgcttctgctctcGCTGTGGGAGCCGCTGCTCCGGAGCGCAGAG GCAGGCTCTGAGGGGCAGACAGCGGGAGAGCTGTACCAGCGCTGGGAGCGGTACCGCAGGGAGtgccaggagacactggaggccTCGGAGCCCCCAGCAG GCCTCGCCTGTAACGGGTCCTTCGATATGTACGTCTGCTGGGACTACACTGCACCCAACGCCACTGCCCGTGCGTCCTGCCCTTGGTATCTGCCCTGGCACGGCCACG TGGCTAAAGGCTTTGTCCTCCGCCAATGTGGCAGTGATGGCCAATGGGGACCTTGGAGAGACCATTCTCAGTGTGAAAACCCAGAGAAAAATGCGGTTTTTCAG GACCAAAGGCTGACCTTGGAACGGCTGCAGGTTGTGTACACCGTGGGCTACTCCCTGTCTCTTGCCACACTGCTGTTCGCCTTGCTCATCTTGAGTACCTTCAG GCGGCTGCGCTGCACTCGCAACTACATCCACATCAACCTGTTCACGTCCTTCATGCTGCGGGCAGCTGCCATCCTCACCCGGGACCGTCTGCTTCCTCCCCCTGGCCCCTACCCTGGGGATCAGGTCCTTACCCTGTGGAACCAG GCCCTAGCTGCCTGTCGCACGGCCCAGATCGTGACCCAGTACTGCGTGGGCGCCAACTACACGTGGCTGCTGGTGGAAGGCATCTACCTGCACAGTCTCCTCGTGCTTGTGGGAGGCTCCGAGGAGGGTCACTTCCGCTGCTACATGCTCCTCGGCTGGG GGGCCCCCACGCTTTTCGTCATTCCTTGGGTGATCGTCAGGTACCTGTTCGAGAACACGCA gtgcTGGGAGCGGAATGATATCAAAGCCATTTGGTGGATCATACGAACCCCTATTCTCCTAACAATTTTG CTGAGGACGCGACAGATGCGCTGCCCGGACTACCGACTGAG GCTGGCTCGCTCCACGCTGACGCTGGTGCCCCTGCTGGGCGTCCACGAG GTGCCTAAGCGAGGTGCAGGAGCTACGCCCTTTGAGTTCAGGCCCTCCTACTCAGAGAGGATCGAGGGTTCGAGTCATCCTCTGGTGCAGCCCAGAATGGGCTGCGAAGatgggatttttttcattcattctacaCTTCCGTCCTGA
- the GIPR gene encoding gastric inhibitory polypeptide receptor isoform X4, which yields MPTCPPWWLLLLLSLWEPLLRSAEAGSEGQTAGELYQRWERYRRECQETLEASEPPAGLACNGSFDMYVCWDYTAPNATARASCPWYLPWHGHVAKGFVLRQCGSDGQWGPWRDHSQCENPEKNAVFQDQRLTLERLQVVYTVGYSLSLATLLFALLILSTFRRLRCTRNYIHINLFTSFMLRAAAILTRDRLLPPPGPYPGDQVLTLWNQALAACRTAQIVTQYCVGANYTWLLVEGIYLHSLLVLVGGSEEGHFRCYMLLGWGAPTLFVIPWVIVRYLFENTQCWERNDIKAIWWIIRTPILLTILINFLIFVRILGILVSKLRTRQMRCPDYRLSSFQVPKRGAGATPFEFRPSYSERIEGSSHPLVQPRMGCEDGIFFIHSTLPS from the exons ATGCCCACCTGTCCACCCTGgtggctgctgcttctgctctcGCTGTGGGAGCCGCTGCTCCGGAGCGCAGAG GCAGGCTCTGAGGGGCAGACAGCGGGAGAGCTGTACCAGCGCTGGGAGCGGTACCGCAGGGAGtgccaggagacactggaggccTCGGAGCCCCCAGCAG GCCTCGCCTGTAACGGGTCCTTCGATATGTACGTCTGCTGGGACTACACTGCACCCAACGCCACTGCCCGTGCGTCCTGCCCTTGGTATCTGCCCTGGCACGGCCACG TGGCTAAAGGCTTTGTCCTCCGCCAATGTGGCAGTGATGGCCAATGGGGACCTTGGAGAGACCATTCTCAGTGTGAAAACCCAGAGAAAAATGCGGTTTTTCAG GACCAAAGGCTGACCTTGGAACGGCTGCAGGTTGTGTACACCGTGGGCTACTCCCTGTCTCTTGCCACACTGCTGTTCGCCTTGCTCATCTTGAGTACCTTCAG GCGGCTGCGCTGCACTCGCAACTACATCCACATCAACCTGTTCACGTCCTTCATGCTGCGGGCAGCTGCCATCCTCACCCGGGACCGTCTGCTTCCTCCCCCTGGCCCCTACCCTGGGGATCAGGTCCTTACCCTGTGGAACCAG GCCCTAGCTGCCTGTCGCACGGCCCAGATCGTGACCCAGTACTGCGTGGGCGCCAACTACACGTGGCTGCTGGTGGAAGGCATCTACCTGCACAGTCTCCTCGTGCTTGTGGGAGGCTCCGAGGAGGGTCACTTCCGCTGCTACATGCTCCTCGGCTGGG GGGCCCCCACGCTTTTCGTCATTCCTTGGGTGATCGTCAGGTACCTGTTCGAGAACACGCA gtgcTGGGAGCGGAATGATATCAAAGCCATTTGGTGGATCATACGAACCCCTATTCTCCTAACAATTTTG attaattttctcatctttgtCCGCATCCTTGGCATCCTCGTGTCAAAGCTGAGGACGCGACAGATGCGCTGCCCGGACTACCGACTGAG TTCTTTCCAGGTGCCTAAGCGAGGTGCAGGAGCTACGCCCTTTGAGTTCAGGCCCTCCTACTCAGAGAGGATCGAGGGTTCGAGTCATCCTCTGGTGCAGCCCAGAATGGGCTGCGAAGatgggatttttttcattcattctacaCTTCCGTCCTGA
- the GIPR gene encoding gastric inhibitory polypeptide receptor isoform X3 has protein sequence MPTCPPWWLLLLLSLWEPLLRSAEAGSEGQTAGELYQRWERYRRECQETLEASEPPAGLACNGSFDMYVCWDYTAPNATARASCPWYLPWHGHVAKGFVLRQCGSDGQWGPWRDHSQCENPEKNAVFQDQRLTLERLQVVYTVGYSLSLATLLFALLILSTFRRLRCTRNYIHINLFTSFMLRAAAILTRDRLLPPPGPYPGDQVLTLWNQALAACRTAQIVTQYCVGANYTWLLVEGIYLHSLLVLVGGSEEGHFRCYMLLGWGAPTLFVIPWVIVRYLFENTQCWERNDIKAIWWIIRTPILLTILINFLIFVRILGILVSKLRTRQMRCPDYRLRLARSTLTLVPLLGVHEVPKRGAGATPFEFRPSYSERIEGSSHPLVQPRMGCEDGIFFIHSTLPS, from the exons ATGCCCACCTGTCCACCCTGgtggctgctgcttctgctctcGCTGTGGGAGCCGCTGCTCCGGAGCGCAGAG GCAGGCTCTGAGGGGCAGACAGCGGGAGAGCTGTACCAGCGCTGGGAGCGGTACCGCAGGGAGtgccaggagacactggaggccTCGGAGCCCCCAGCAG GCCTCGCCTGTAACGGGTCCTTCGATATGTACGTCTGCTGGGACTACACTGCACCCAACGCCACTGCCCGTGCGTCCTGCCCTTGGTATCTGCCCTGGCACGGCCACG TGGCTAAAGGCTTTGTCCTCCGCCAATGTGGCAGTGATGGCCAATGGGGACCTTGGAGAGACCATTCTCAGTGTGAAAACCCAGAGAAAAATGCGGTTTTTCAG GACCAAAGGCTGACCTTGGAACGGCTGCAGGTTGTGTACACCGTGGGCTACTCCCTGTCTCTTGCCACACTGCTGTTCGCCTTGCTCATCTTGAGTACCTTCAG GCGGCTGCGCTGCACTCGCAACTACATCCACATCAACCTGTTCACGTCCTTCATGCTGCGGGCAGCTGCCATCCTCACCCGGGACCGTCTGCTTCCTCCCCCTGGCCCCTACCCTGGGGATCAGGTCCTTACCCTGTGGAACCAG GCCCTAGCTGCCTGTCGCACGGCCCAGATCGTGACCCAGTACTGCGTGGGCGCCAACTACACGTGGCTGCTGGTGGAAGGCATCTACCTGCACAGTCTCCTCGTGCTTGTGGGAGGCTCCGAGGAGGGTCACTTCCGCTGCTACATGCTCCTCGGCTGGG GGGCCCCCACGCTTTTCGTCATTCCTTGGGTGATCGTCAGGTACCTGTTCGAGAACACGCA gtgcTGGGAGCGGAATGATATCAAAGCCATTTGGTGGATCATACGAACCCCTATTCTCCTAACAATTTTG attaattttctcatctttgtCCGCATCCTTGGCATCCTCGTGTCAAAGCTGAGGACGCGACAGATGCGCTGCCCGGACTACCGACTGAG GCTGGCTCGCTCCACGCTGACGCTGGTGCCCCTGCTGGGCGTCCACGAG GTGCCTAAGCGAGGTGCAGGAGCTACGCCCTTTGAGTTCAGGCCCTCCTACTCAGAGAGGATCGAGGGTTCGAGTCATCCTCTGGTGCAGCCCAGAATGGGCTGCGAAGatgggatttttttcattcattctacaCTTCCGTCCTGA